The proteins below are encoded in one region of Balaenoptera acutorostrata chromosome 11, mBalAcu1.1, whole genome shotgun sequence:
- the CNOT2 gene encoding CCR4-NOT transcription complex subunit 2 isoform X6 — MRGMSNNTPQLNRSLSQGTQLPSHVTPTTGVPTMSLHTPPSPSRGILPMNPRNMMNHSQVGQGIGIPSRTNSMSSSGLGSPNRSSPSIICMPKQQPSRQPFTVNSMSGFGMNRNQAFGMNNSLSSNIFNGTDGSENVTGLDLSDFPALADRNRREGSGNPTPLINPLAGRAPYVGMVTKPANEQSQDFSIHNEDFPALPGSSYKDPTSSNDDSKSNLNTSGKTTSSTDGPKFPGDKSSTTQNNNQQKKGIQVLPDGRVTNIPQGMVTDQFGMIGLLTFIRAAETDPGMVHLALGSDLTTLGLNLNSPENLYPKFASPWASSPCRPQDIDFHVPSEYLTNIHIRDKLAAIKLGRYGEDLLFYLYYMNGGDVLQLLAAVELFNRDWRYHKEERVWITRAPGMEPTMKTNTYERGTYYFFDCLNWRKVAKEFHLEYDKLEERPHLPSTFNYNPAQQAF, encoded by the exons ATGAGGGGGATGAGCAACAATACCCCTCAGTTAAATCGCAGCTTATCACAAGGCACTCAGTTACCGAGCCACGTCACGCCAACAACAGGGGTACCAACAATGTCACTTCACACGCCTCCATCTCCAAGCAG GGGTATTTTGCCTATGAATCCTAGGAATATGATGAACCACTCCCAGGTTGGTCAGGGCATTGGAATTCCTAGCAGGACAAATAGCATGAGCAGTTCAGGGTTAGGTAGCCCCAACAGAAGCTCGCCAAGCATAATATGTATGCCAAAGCAGCAGCCTTCTCGACAGCCTTTTACTGTGAACAG TATGTCTGGATTTGGAATGAACAGGAATCAGGCATTTGGAATGAATAACTCCTTATCAAGTAACATTTTTAATGGAACAG atGGAAGTGAAAATGTGACAGGATTGGACCTTTCAGATTTTCCAGCATTAGCAGACCGAAATAGAAGGGAAGGAAGTGGTAACCCAACTCCATTAATAAACCCCTTGGCTGGAAGAGCTCCTTATG TTGGAATGGTAACAAAACCAGCAAATGAGCAATCCCAGGACTTCTCAATACACAACGAAGATTTTCCGGCGTTACCTGGTTCCAGTTATAAAGATCCAACATCAAGTAATGATGACAGTAAATCT aaTTTGAATACATCTGGCAAGACAACTTCAAGTACAGATGGACCCAAATTCCCTGGAGATAAAAGTTCAACAACACAAAATAATAACCAGCAGAAAAAAGGGATCCAGGTGTTACCTGATG GTCGGGTTACTAACATTCCCCAAGGGATGGTGACAGACCAGTTTGGAATGATTGGCCTGTTAACATTTATCAGGGCAGCAGAGACAGACCCAGGAATGGTACATCTTGCATTAGGAAGTGACTTAACAACATTAGGCCTCAATCTGAACTCTCCTGa AAATCTCTACCCCAAATTTGCATCACCCTGGGCATCTTCACCTTGTCGACCTCAAGACATAG ACTTCCATGTTCCATCTGAGTACTTAACGAACATTCACATTAGGGATAAG cTGGCTGCAATAAAACTTGGTCGATACGGAGAAGACCTTCTCTTCTATCTCTATTACATGAATGGAGGAGACGTATTACAACTTTTAGCTGCAGTAGAGCT TTTTAACCGTGATTGGAGATACCACAAAGAAGAACGAGTATGGATTACCAGGGCACCAGGCATGGAGCCAACAATGAAAACCAATACATATGAGAGGGGAACATATTACTTCTTTGACTGTCTTAACTGGAGGAAAGTAGCTAAg